A window of Bacteroidota bacterium genomic DNA:
CTACCTTGAGCGCCTTTCCCTTGCCGGCGTTCGGCTGGTATTCGATGCTGCGACCCAAAATGTTTGCGGGAAGCTGAAGAAAGAGGAGATCGGCCTCGGCCTTTGTCGTGTCGCGGCTGCCATCGCTCACGATGATGATCTCGAATGTGCCGGGCTTACCCGCCAGGTATGCGAGGGTCGCGCGGAGTGTTCGCGGCAAGCGCGTCGCTTCGTTGTAGCAGGGGATGACGATCGAAAGGTCGATGGTCGATTGGCCGTCGTTCATTCAGTGGCGAAGCTGATAAGCGATGGTGGATTGTATCGTATCGCGAGCGACATATCGATCTTGCAGCAATTGTTCGAGTTCAGGATAGCGCAGAGCGATGGTCGTTCGGCTGTCATCGTTCGTATTACCCTGCGATGTGTATCGGTCGGCCGTCTCAACAAGAAAAAGCTCGGGAGGGTTACGTATGAGCGAGGTCACTAATTCGTCCCGCTCATGCTTAGGGGCGCCGATTGGTTTGAAGTGAATCGTATTCAGGTACTCATTGGCGGGCTGACGGCCACTCTTCCAATAAACGTACGGCGCGAAGCCGAAGATGAAGATACGATCGCTGGGTTTTGTGTTCGCGAGCACAAAATTTGTGAGCGAGTCACCGGCCACGTAGCCGTTTGGAGGGGTCTCGCCGCGCACCATCGCGCCAAATTCATGCGCGCGGGTATGCAAGTCGGCACGCGAGGTCCACGCATAACTCAGAAGGCAAAGCAGGATGGCGAGGACTGTCGCGTTCGCCCAAACAGGTAGAGTATCGCGCTTCGAAAGTAATTGGCCAATATGTCCAATCCCCGCGCCAACCAGAAGATCAGCCCATGGCAAAAGAACGGCATAATGATATGTAAAGCCCTTGTTCTGGGCTTGGACGATAATGTATGCAATGAGGCATCCAAATACCAGCAACATTAATGATAAATATTCCTCACGCGTGTGCTTCGCCCTCGAATCGCGATCGAACGCCCAATAGATCCATCCAAGCATTGCAGCAACGAACCACGCGATGTCCAGCGCGTGGAAACTGGTCCGCAGATTCGTGATAGCGGTAAATGATCCGGAGTAATTATTAGAGACATAGGTGGATGTGGCAGAAGTCGTGATCTGCCACAGCGGCAACAGCTCGCCATTCGCGACGAGGTAGAGGCTCTCTGCTCCAATGGCAATGGCGAATCCTGTTAGCATCCAGGTTATCCCCTTCCAGCGGAGTTGACGCTCATCGCCGGAGTGAGTCCAAACGACAGCGGCGGCAAGTATGAGAAAGAGGGCACTCGGATACTTGAAGTAGAACGTGATTCCAATGCAAACTCCGGCGAGTGTCGCGCGAAGCCAAAGCCCGCGTGTTTCCGAAATAGTGCGCTGGGGTAAGACGAGCAATACGGCCAGTAGCAGGAATGGCACGCTGTACGTCTCTGCCTGCGCAGTGTCCCAATGGCCGAAGATATAGTATTGGAGAAGAAACGCGACCGAAGCCATCACGGCTGAGACATGCCGCCACGGAGTATTTTTCCAAAAGCGAGTTGCGAGCAGGAAGACCAGCGCGATGCAGAGCAGCGCGTTCAGATAGTCGAATATCCGAATGGCACGAACGCTCTTGCCGAACAGCGCGAATGCGGTGGCATAGGTGTAAAAGACATTCGGCGGCTTAATGTCCCAAAAGTCGAGATAGGGTCGTTGGCCGTGAAGAATCGCGCTGCCGCCGTATGCGAATGTGCCCTGATCGTAATCGAACGGCCAGTAGATAGTAGGGAGCAGCAGGAGCGCTGCAACTCCAACCGTGAAAAGTAGAGCCCAACGAGTGGATAGTGGATAGTGGATAGTGAATAGTTCTCTCATTCGCAGTCCTCTTAACTATCCACTATCCACTACTTTAGAGGCGTTCCACGATCATGGTCGTGGCCTCACCGCCGCCAATGCAGATCGATGCAAGTCCAATGCGCTTGTTTTGACGTTCGAGCGCGTTCAGGAGCGTGATGATAATACGGGTGCCGCTTGCCCCGATTGGATGACCGAGCGCTATGGCACCGCCGAGCACGTTCAGTTTC
This region includes:
- a CDS encoding glycosyltransferase family 39 protein: MRELFTIHYPLSTRWALLFTVGVAALLLLPTIYWPFDYDQGTFAYGGSAILHGQRPYLDFWDIKPPNVFYTYATAFALFGKSVRAIRIFDYLNALLCIALVFLLATRFWKNTPWRHVSAVMASVAFLLQYYIFGHWDTAQAETYSVPFLLLAVLLVLPQRTISETRGLWLRATLAGVCIGITFYFKYPSALFLILAAAVVWTHSGDERQLRWKGITWMLTGFAIAIGAESLYLVANGELLPLWQITTSATSTYVSNNYSGSFTAITNLRTSFHALDIAWFVAAMLGWIYWAFDRDSRAKHTREEYLSLMLLVFGCLIAYIIVQAQNKGFTYHYAVLLPWADLLVGAGIGHIGQLLSKRDTLPVWANATVLAILLCLLSYAWTSRADLHTRAHEFGAMVRGETPPNGYVAGDSLTNFVLANTKPSDRIFIFGFAPYVYWKSGRQPANEYLNTIHFKPIGAPKHERDELVTSLIRNPPELFLVETADRYTSQGNTNDDSRTTIALRYPELEQLLQDRYVARDTIQSTIAYQLRH